The window CCTTTCTTTTTGGTTTATAAAATATGGGTTTATATGGTTTAGAAGTCCCATCTGATATACTCCATTTTTTCCCACCTTCATAAATTGCTTTATTAGGACATTCTGGTTCACAAGCTCCACAGTTAATACATTCTTCTGTAATTTTTATGGACATTGTATTTGAAAATTTTAAAATAATGATAAAAACTTTTAATGAATTAGGATCTTTTTTAAGGGAATTTAAAAAATTTTATGCAAACGATAAATATATTTCTAAAAATTTTAAAATTTTTTTTACTCCTTTTAAAAAAGAATTGAAAAAAATAACTATAAAAAATAGTTGGTTTAGAATAGAAGATTTATTAATAACTATTGATCATTGGGGAATGATTCTTAAAAAAGAAAAACTAGAAAATTGGATTAATAAATACTCTTTAAATGAAAAAAAAAATAATTTAAAAAAAGTTCTCGTTATTATGCCTGGGAATATCCCCATGGTAGGGTTTCATGATTTTTTATGTGTTCTTTTTTCAGGACATAATATAATCATTAAATTATCTCAAGAAGATAATTTATTAATTCCTTTTTTATGCAAAATAATAATATTTAAAAAACCTATATTGAAATATAGAATAAAATTTACAAAAAATATTTTTTATGAAAGATTTGATTATGTCATAGCTAGTGGAAACAATAATACGGCTCGTTATTTTGAATTTTTTTTTAGAAAAAATCCTATTTTAATTAGAAAAAGAAGAATATCCATCGCAGTTTTACAAAATAATGAAAAAGAAAAAGAATTAATTAATCTAATAAAAGATATACTAACTTATTCTGGAAGAGGATGTAGAAATGTAGGAAAAATATTTATTCCTTATGATTATAATATTCATTTTATTTTAAAAAAATCATTTGTATCTGAATATATAACAAAGAACTATAAATATAAAGATAATTATAAATATAATCTATCTATTTATACCATGAATAAAATTCCTATTATAAAAAATAATTTCCTAATTTTAAAAGAAGAAAAAAATTATTATAGTCCAATATCTGTAGTTTATTATGAATTTTATAAAGATTTAAATAAATTAAGAGAAATAATTAAAAAAAATAATCAATATATACAATGTATTGTATCTAATAATTTTTTACAAAAAGAAATTAATTTTGGCAAAACACAATATCCAAAATTAGAAGATTTTTCAGATGGAATTGATACAATTAAATTTTTAAATTAAAAATTTAGTTTAAATTTCATGAAATTTTATAACTAATTGATCTTGATTATCAAGATATATTTTTTTAAATATTTTTCCTTTTATTTTAGGAGCTATAAGACCATTTTTTAATATTTTTTTACATATAAAAATTCTACATTCATCCCAAATATTTTTTTTTATAAAACTTTCCAAGGTTTTTTTTCCACCTTCCACAATTAGTGACAATATTTTTTTTTTATACAAATGATTTAAAATATGATTGATTATTTTTTTATCAAAAGAAATTTGAACATATTCTGTATTTTTTTTATTTTCTTTTTTTTTTTCTGTAAAAACAATAGTACGTTGAGTCCCATCTAAAATAAAAAAAGAAGTAGATATGTTTAATTTTTTATCAATAAAAATTCTAATAGGATTGTATCCAAACCATTCTCTAACATTTAATTTAGGATTGTCATTTAATACAGTTTTTTTACCTACTAGAATGCTGTCTTCTTCAGATCTCCATTTATGATTTAATTGTTTTGCATATATTCCACTAATACAAGTGTTTTTTTTACCTTTAAAAGTTATAAAACCATCATAACTTTGAGCCCATTTTAAAATAATATAAGGACGATTTTTTTCATAAAAAGTAAAAAAACGTTTATTTAAAATACGACATTGATTTTTTAAAACATTTTCTATAACTTCTATTCCAGATTCTCTTAATTTTTTGATTCCTAATCCTTTAATTTTATTAAAAGGATCTTTAATTCCTATGATTACTCTTGGAATATGTTTTTTAATTATTAAGTCAACACAAGGTGGGGTTTTTCCAAAATGAACACATGGTTCTAATGTTACATAAAGAGTGGAATCAAGGAATAAATTTTCATTTTTAATTCTATTAATAGCTTTTACTTCTGCATGATCCATTCCATTTTTATAATGCCATCCTTCTGAAAGAACTAAACCATTTCTCTCTATAACACAACCAACCATTGGGTTAGGAGAAGTTAATCCTAATCCATTTTTTGCTAATTGTATAGCTCTTTTCATAAAAATTTCTTTATATATCATTTTGAATTCCATATTTTCCAAGATTCTTCTGCTTGAATATGCAACATTTCTAATCCATTCTTAATGATAGCTCCTTTTTCTTCCGCTTTTTTTAAAAATAAGGTTTTATTTGGATTATAAACTAAATCATAAAAATAATGTTCAGAAGAAATATATTGATAAGGTAAAGGAGGATAAGAATTTATATTGGGAAATGTTCCTAAGGGAGTGCAATTGATAATAATTTTGTATTGTTTTAACAAATTTTTGTCTATATCATCATAAGATAAAAAATTTTTATTTTTTTTTCTAGAAATATGTATATAGGATATTTGTAATTTTTTTAAAACAAATGAAACCGTTTTAGAAACTCCACCAGTCCCCAAAATTAATGCTTTTAAGTTTTTTTTTTCTAAAAATGAATTCATATTCTTTTTAAAAGAAAATTCAAACCCTGAAACATCTGTGTTATAACCTATTATAGATTTATTTTTTATTTTTATAACATTTACAGATCCTATGTATTCTGCTTTAGGCATAATTTTAGTTAAAAAAGGAATAATACTTGTTTTATAAGGGATGGTAACATTACATCCTTTTAAACATGGATTTTGTAATATTAATAATACATTTTCTATATTTGGAATATCAAAGTTTTTATAATCTGTATGAATAATGGATTCTTTTTTAAATTTTTTTAAAAAAAAATCTCTTGAAAAAGAATGACTAATTCCTTTTCCAATTAATCCAAAAATAAATTTATAGTTTTTATTTTTTTTTCTCATAAACATAAAACTATTCTTCTTTTTTTAATTTTATACGTTCTCTATACTTTGCTTTTAATATTTTATTCCTCCTTCCTTCAGAAGGTTTTATGTATTGTTGTTTTTCTCTAAACTCTTTTAAAATTCTAGTTTTATCAAATTTTTTTTTACATTTTTTTAAAGCTTTATCAATGGATTCTCCTTCTCTAACTGTAGTAATTAAAATCATAAAAAAATTAATAGTTTTTAAAATAATTCATTTTTTGTGGACACTATCGGATTTGAACCGACGACCTCTACCCTGTCAAAGTAGCGCTCTAAACCAGCTGAGCTAAATGTCCTTTTAAATCAACAAAATTAAGTATTTTTTAAAAAATATAAAAGATCATAATTTATATGTACTGCAATATTTTTAAAAAATCTATAGAAAATTTAAAAGGATTAAGTTTAAAAAAAGCTTATTTATTTAATACGGAATTAAATCTTTATACATACGAAGATTTACTTTTTTTTTATCCAAAAGGATATATACAGTTATTAACTTTTAAAAAAATATCAGAATTATCAAATAATAATAATAATAATTTTGTACGAATACTAGGAAAAATAACTAATATTGAAGAAATAAATTTTAAAAAAAAAAAAGGTAAAATATTTATAGCACGTTTAGAAGATAAAACAGGATTTATTGAATTAGTTTGGTTCCAAAAAATAAATTTTAATATAAAAAAGAATATTATAATGATGGTTTTAGGAAAAATAAAATTTTTTCAAAAAAAAATTCAAATTATTCATCCAATCATTCATACAAATATTAAAAAATTTAAATTTTTTAAAAAAGATTTTTATATATATCCTCTTTATTCTATTCCAAAAAATATGAAAGAAAAAGGAATTAATAATTCTTTTATGATTAATTTATTACAAAATTTAATAAAAGAATTAAAAAATAACATAAAAGAATTTTTTTTTGAAAAATTTATTGATAAAAAATTAATGTCAAGAAAAAATGCTTTAATTCAAATTCATTTTCCAGAATCTTTCGAAAGCTTATTACAAGCTCAATATTCTTTAAAATTTGAAGAATTATTCTTACTAAAATTATTTTTTTTATCAAAAAAAAGAACGGCATATAGTAATCCATTTTTAAAATTGGGAAAAAATTTTCATAATTTTTACAAAAATTTTTTGCCTTTTACTTTAACAGAAGAACAAAAAAAAGTATTTAAAGAAATATGGAATGATTTGAAAAAACCAATTCAAATGAATAGATTATTGCAAGGAGAAGTAGGATGTGGAAAAACTATAATAGCTATATTATCAATGCTTATTGCTTTAGATAATGGATTTCAATCCTGTTTAATGGCTCCAACTGAGGTTTTAGCTATACAACATTTTTCTTCTATAAAAAAAATGTTTTCTAAAATTGGAATTAAAATAGCTTTATTAACAAGTTCGACCTCTAATTCTATACGAAAATATCTCTATCATGAAATATTTACAGGAAAAATTTCCATTTTAATAGGAACACATACTTTAATACAAGAGAAAGTTAAGTTTAAAAATTTAGGATTAGCAATCATAGATGAAGAACAACGTTTTGGTGTAATACAAAGAACTAAAATTTGGGAAAAAAATAATAAACATCCTCATATTCTTATTATGACAGCTACCCCTATTCCTAGAACCTTAGCAAAGATTATTTATCATGATTTAAACATTTCTGTTATTAAACAGTTACCTTTAGAAAGAAAACCTGTAAAAACTATACATTTTTGGAATTATAATAGAAATCAAGCTTTTGATATAATAAAAAATCAAATTTCAAAGGGAAGACAAATATATGTTGTATATCCCACTATAAATAATTCTTCAAGAAGTAGAAATAAAAATTTAATAAAGGGATATCAAGAAATAAAAGAAAAATTTAAAAATTTAAAAATTGGAATTTTACATGGAGAAATGAATTGTCAAGAAAAAAATATGCAAATGAATCAATTTTTATGTGGAAAAACTAAAATTTTGATAGCTACTACAATCATAGAAGTGGGAGTAGATGTTCCTAATGCATCAGTAATTTTAATAGAAAATGCAGATTTTTTTGGATTATCTCAATTACATCAATTAAGAGGAAGAGTAGGAAGAGGAAAACATAAAAGCTATTGTATTATGATTACTGATCATAATAAAATAAGTACAGAAGGTTATTTTAGAATTAAAAAAATGTGTGATATTAATCAAGGGTTAGAAATAGCTAAAGAAGATCTTAAATTACGTGGTGGGGGAGATTTAATAGGAACTAAACAAAGTGGAAAAAATTATTTTCGTATTATAAATCTTATAAAGGATTATAAACTTATAAAAGATGTTTTTCCAATTGCTAAAATTTTTTTTAAAAAAAATCCTAATTATTTAAAATATACAAAATATATATATAAATATTACAAAAAATATAAATAATAAAAAACTAAATAAAAAGAAAGTTAATTTATATTTATGTCTTTAAATAGCAATCAACGTAAAATCATAGAAACCATTAATGGTCCTATCCTTGTTCTTGCTGGAGCAGGATCAGGAAAAACTCGTGTTATTACACATCGTATTGTTCATATGATTCAAAACGTAGGAATAAATCCTTCTAATATTTTAGCTTTAACTTTTACTAAAAAAGCTTCTATAGAAATGAAAAATCGTATTTCTAATATGTTAGATAAAAAGGATTTAGATAAAATTACATTGGGGACTTTTCATTCTATATTTTCTATAATTTTGAGAAAAGAATCTCATTGGATAGGATACAGATATAATTATTCTATTTATGATCATAAAGATTCAGAAAATGTGATTAAAAGAATATTAGAGGATATAAATTTTGATATATCCTTAAAACCTAAAGAAATAAGAATAAAAATATCTGAATACAAAAATAATTTATACAATAAAAATTTAAAAATTAAAAAATCAGAATGCTTTATTAAAATATATGAATCTTATATAAAACGTTGTTTTCAAGCAGATGCATTAGATTTTGATGATATTTTACTTAAAACTAATGATTTATTTTTTTATTTTCCAAAAATTCTTAAAAAATATCAAAAAAAATTTAAATATATATTAATTGATGAATATCAAGATACTAATTCATCTCAAAACTCTATTGTGAAATATTTAGCATCTTATCATAATAATATTTTTGTAGTAGGAGATGATTCTCAAAGTATTTATGCTTTTCGTGGCGCAAATATTTCAAATATTTTAAATTTTCATATTGATTATAATAATGCTAAAATTTTTCGTTTAGAACAAAATTATCGTTCCACAAATTATATAGTTCAGGCATCCAATAATATTATTTCTTTTAATAAAAATCAAATTTTTAAAAAAATATGGACAAAAAATGAAAAAGGAGAAAAATTAAAAATATATTGTGCTTTTTCTGAAAAAGAAGAAGCACAATATATTGCTTCTTTTATTCTTTCAATAAAAAAAAAAACAAAATTTGAGTATAAAAATTTTGCTATTCTATATAGAGCAAACATGCAATCGCATGTTATAGAATATGCTTTAAAAGAAAAAAATATTCCATATAAAATATATGGATCTATTTCATTTGAAAAAAGAAAAGAAATTAGAGATTTTTTGGCTTATTTAAGAGTTATTACTAATCCAAAAGATGAAGAATCTTTATTACGTATTATTAAAAAAATAAATACAAGAATTGTAAAAACTATATTAAACTTATCTAAAAAAATAGAAATTCAAATTTATGAAATTATAAAAAATATTGATAATTATCAATTTTCGTTGAGTATAAATAAAAATACAAAAAAACAATTTAACAAACTTTTTTTAAAAATAGAAAAATGGAGAACGAAACTGGGGAAAATAAATGCATATATAATAGCAAAAAAAGTTGTTAATTTTTTGTTAGAAATAGATTCAAAAAATTACAGTAATGAAGATTTTAAATATATACTTGATAATATCTTTCATTATGTACATGAACAAGAAAAATTAAAAAATGGAGATATTAGCTTATTTGGATTTTTGCAATATTTTTATTTGGAAATAAATGAAAATATTAATGAAAAAAATGAAGAAAATAAGGTTTCATTAATGACGGTTCATCTATCCAAAGGATTAGAATTTTCTATTGTTTTTATTGCAGGATTAGAAGAAAATTTATTTCCTGCAAAATCAAGTTTAGATGATCCATTACAAATAGAAGAAGAACGTCGTTTATTCTATGTCGCTTTAACCAGAGCACAAAAAATAGCTGTGCTAACTTATACAAAATATAGATATTTATGGGGGAAAAGAAAAGTAAATATTCCCAGTCGTTTTATTAATGAACTTAATAGAAATTTTATTGAAATAAAAAATAAAAATAATCTATGCTTAGAAAAAAAAATAATAAATTATTTCAATTAAAATTAGCTAAACTTATTTCTGTTTAATAAAATTACACTGGGTTCTTATGGAGGATTCAAAAAAAATTAAATTAAATTTTGGGTTACAAAAAATAATTTTTTTTGTAGCTATTGTTTTATTTTTTATTAAGTTAATAACTTGGTATATTACTTCTTCACTTTCTATATTTAGTGATGCAATAGAAAGTTTTATAAACATAATTAGTGGTTTTATAGGATTATGTAGTTTTTATATCTCTTCTTTACCTAAAGATAATAATCATCCATATGGTCATGGAAAAATAGAATTTATATCAACAGCAATAGAAGGATTTTTAATTTTTTTTGTTGGAATCACTATTTTTATAAACACTTTTATACGTGTTAAATATCATATGTATGGAATTTTTTTACCAAAATTAGATTATGGAATATTTTTAATGTCTTTTACTGCGATTATTAATTATTTTTTAGGTTTTTTAGCATGCAAAATAGGACATAAAAATGGGGCTTTGACGTTAATAGCCAGTGGAAAACATCTTAAAATAGACACTTATTCAACTTTAGGAATAGTTATAGGATTAATATTATTAAATATTACCAAATGTATATGGATTGATCCTATTATTTCTATTATTTTTTCATCCGTAATTTTGTATACAGGATTAAAATTATTAAGAAATGCGATAGCTGGAATTATGGATGAATACGATAAAAAACTTTTAAAAAAATTATCATTATATCTTAATGAAAAAAAAGATATTTATTGGATTGATCTTCATCATTTAAAAGTTATTAAATATGGAAGTGCTTTGCATGTTGATTGTCATCTAACTGTTCCATGGTTTTTTAATATAAAAGAAGCTAATCACGAAGTTAAAAAATTAACCCAATTTACTGAAGAAAAATTTGGATCTAAAGTAGAGTTATCTGTACATGTAGATGCTTGTTCCAATAATCATTGTATCTTTTGTTTAAATCATTTCTGTCAAGGAAGAAAAAAATTTTTTCCTAAAAAAATTTTTTGGACTTTAGATAAAATATCTAATTCCAAGAAGAATACCCCTATTAAGGTAGATTGACTTAAATATTATTAAAAAAAAATATAAAATGGAATATAACATTAATCGTTTAAAATTGGTAATCCCAGAATATGGAAGAAATATTCATAAAATGATAGATTATGCTATACAAATAAAAAATAGAAAAAAAAGAAATCGCTGTGCATGGGGCATTATAAAATTAATGACAGATTCTACTAATCCTAGATTTAATAAATCTATTCCTTATTTCCAGCATAAATTATGGAATCAATTATTTATTATGTCAAAATATCAATTGGACATAGATCCCCCTTTTCCAAAACCAAATCCAGAAAAAATACAAGTTAGTTATTTTAATAAAAAAATAGTGTATCCAGAATATTTAAATAATTTTAGATATTATGGTAAAATAATAAGAAACATGATTCATGTTGCAGTACATTGTAAAAATAAACAAAAAAAAGAAGGATTATTTTATGCTATAGCTAATACAATGAAAAAAAATTATTTAAGATGGAATAAAAATATAGTAGAAGATGATATTATATTTCAAGATTTAAAAAAACTTTCAAAAGGTAAAATTTGTTTAATTAATACAGATCCATTATTACAATGTTCTCATATTTTAAGATACAAAAAAAAAAATTTTTCTAGAATAGAAAAAAGTATGAAATGGGGATATTTAAAATAAAAGGAGGTTTCCCTTTAAAAGGAGAAATAAAACCACAAGGTTCTAAAAATGAATCTTTACAGGTTTTGTGTGCCGTATTATTAACTACAGAAAAATTAAGAATAAAAAATATTCCAGATATAGGAGATATTAAATGTTTGATGAAAATACTTAGAGATATAGGGGTTTTAATAAAAAAAAATGGGGTTGGAGATTATACTTTTCAAGCTAAAAATATTGATATTGAATATTTAAATACGAAAAAATTTAGAGAATATGGAAAATCAATTAGAGGCTCTATTATGATTGCTGGACCACTACTAACTAGATTTAGAAAAGTTTGTATACCTATTCCTGGAGGAGATAGGATAGGAAGAAGACGTTTAGATGCTCATTTAACAGGATTAAAATTATTAGGAAGTTATATATCTTATGATAAAGAATCTCAATATTTTGTTTTACATACAAAAAATAATAACAGTTTAATAGGAGAATATATTTTAATGGAAGAGGCTTCTATTACGGGAACAGCTAATGTAATTATGGCTGCAACCTTGGCTAAAGGAAAAACTACTGTTTACAATGCTGCTTGTGAACCATACATTCAACAATTATGCAAATTGTTAAAAAAAATGGGGGCAAAAATAAGAGGAATAGGATCTAATTTAATTCATATAACTGGAGTAAAAGAGTTAGGGAGTGCTACACATACTGTATTACCTGACATGGTTGAAATAGGAAGTTGGATAGGATTATCTGCTATTACTTGTTCAGAAATACGAATTAAAAATGTTAGTTGGGATAATTTAGGAATAATCCCAAATACATTCCAAAAAATGGGAATACAATTAGAAAAAGAAAAAGATGATATTTATATTCCATCAAAAAAATATTATGAAATTAAAAAATTATTAAATAATGCAATATTAACAATATCTGACGCTCCATGGCCTGGATTAACGCCAGATTTATTAAGTATTTTAACTGTAGTCGCTACTCAAGCTAAAGGAAGTATCTTAATTCATCAAAAAATGTTCGAAAGTAGATTATTTTTTGTAGATAAACTTATTGAAATGGGTGCGCAAATTATATTATGTGACCCTCATAGAGCTACTATTATTGGTTTAAATCATAAATCTCATCTTCGTGGAACTATATTAAATTCTCCAGATATAAGAGCTGGAATTTCTCTTCTTATAGCCGCTCTTTCTGCTCAAGGAACTAGTATAATAAAAAATATAGAACAAATAGATAGAGGATATGAAAATATAGATCAAAGATTACGTTTTTTAGGGGCAAAAATCGTAAGAATGGAATAAAAAAGTATTTTTTTTTAATTTTTTTAAAAAACCTACAATACTATTTTATACAAAATTTTTATAAAAATTGTTTCGTTTTTTTTTACATAAAACGGATAAATTTATGGAATAACTATATCAATAATTATTATTTTCTATAATGAAACAAAAACACAAAAATTTGTAATTTTAATGAATCTAAAGATTCAACCAAAAAAAAATAAATATTTTTTTTTCTGTATGAAAAACAAATAAGGTATTATTTATACTTTATAAATATAATAATATGAATAAAAATATAAAAATGATAAATTATGGAAAAATTTGAATACATAACCAAAGAAGGATTAAAAAAATTACAAAAAAAAATAGAAAGGTTAGAAAATATAGAACGTCCAAAAATATCTATGCAAATAGCAGAAGCTAGAGATAAAGGAGATCTTTCAGAAAATGCAGAATATGATGCAATAAAAGAAGCACAAGGATTTTTGGAAATGAATATAGCTAAATTAAAAAAAAAATTATCTAACGCACGTATTATAGACGGTTCGCAAATAAATAGAACTAGAGTTTCTATTCTTTCTACAGTAAGAGTGAAAAATCTAACTTATGGAGGAGAACAAATATATACTTTAGTACCAGAGGGAGAAGCTGATTTAAAATCAGGAAAAATTTCCATAAATACACCTATATCTACAGGATTATTAGGAAAACAAGTAGGACAAATTGCTCATATAAAGTTACCTAACAAAATGATACTTGATTATGAAATTTTAGAAATAGCGTTTAATGAATAATAACATTTTTCATAAAATAATAAAAAACGAGGTTTCTGCTTATAAAGTAGCAGAAAATTCTGATCATTTAGCTTTTTTAGATATTTATCCTATAAAAATAGGACATACTTTAGTAATACCAAAAAAAAGCAATAGAGATAAAATCTTTTCTCTTTCGGAAAAAGATTTTATCTCTATTATGTTTTTTACAAGAAAAGTAGCTATAGGTATAAAAAAAATAATTCCTTGTAATCGTATAGGAATATTTGTTATTGGATTTGAAATACCTCATGTTCACATTCACCTTATTCCTATGGATCAAGAAAGTGATGGAAATTTTTCAAAAAAAAGAATCGTTTTATCTGAAAAAAATTTTCAAATTTTATCTGAAAAAATAAAAAAAACTATAAAAATATAACTTGTTTTTAATGATTCCAATGAAATAAAATTTTTAATCCTTTTATTGTATGTAGTTTATCTTTAAAATGAATTTTTTTTGTTAAAGGGGTATATATATGAGATAATCCCCCAGTTGCAATAACAAAACAATTTGTTTTTAACTCTTTATTAACTCTATAGATCAACCCTTCTACCATACTTAAATATCCATATATAATTCCACTTTGAATACATGTTTCAGTATATTTTCCTAGTATATTGGGAGGTTTTTTTAATTCTATTTGTGACAATTGAGCTGTATTTCTAATTAACGCTGTTAAAGAACTATTTATTCCTGGAGCAATAATAATACCTTGAATAACACCATATTTATCAATACAAGTTAAGCTTAATGCTGTACCAAAATCTACAACTAAAGTTGTATTTTTATTATATAATGTATATGCAGCTATTGCATTAGCATATAAATCCGTTCCTAATTGATGAGAATCATGTTTAATAGAAGATGATGAGTATCTATCAACTATGATAGGTTTAATTTCATGTATTTCATATAAAGATTGTTCTACAATATTTGTTAAAGAAGGGACCACAGATCCAATGACGATATTATGTATTAATTTTGAAGAAATACCATACTGTTGATATATATTTCTAAATAATAAAACATATTCATCTAATGATCTATGTGGATTGCTATTAATAATCCATGAGTAATTACATTTTAAATTATAATTATTGTTAAATAGTCCAAAACGAATACTGTAATTTCCAATATTTATCGTTAACAACATGACTCACTTC of the Blattabacterium cuenoti genome contains:
- a CDS encoding acyl-CoA reductase, with the protein product MIKTFNELGSFLREFKKFYANDKYISKNFKIFFTPFKKELKKITIKNSWFRIEDLLITIDHWGMILKKEKLENWINKYSLNEKKNNLKKVLVIMPGNIPMVGFHDFLCVLFSGHNIIIKLSQEDNLLIPFLCKIIIFKKPILKYRIKFTKNIFYERFDYVIASGNNNTARYFEFFFRKNPILIRKRRISIAVLQNNEKEKELINLIKDILTYSGRGCRNVGKIFIPYDYNIHFILKKSFVSEYITKNYKYKDNYKYNLSIYTMNKIPIIKNNFLILKEEKNYYSPISVVYYEFYKDLNKLREIIKKNNQYIQCIVSNNFLQKEINFGKTQYPKLEDFSDGIDTIKFLN
- the ribD gene encoding bifunctional diaminohydroxyphosphoribosylaminopyrimidine deaminase/5-amino-6-(5-phosphoribosylamino)uracil reductase RibD translates to MIYKEIFMKRAIQLAKNGLGLTSPNPMVGCVIERNGLVLSEGWHYKNGMDHAEVKAINRIKNENLFLDSTLYVTLEPCVHFGKTPPCVDLIIKKHIPRVIIGIKDPFNKIKGLGIKKLRESGIEVIENVLKNQCRILNKRFFTFYEKNRPYIILKWAQSYDGFITFKGKKNTCISGIYAKQLNHKWRSEEDSILVGKKTVLNDNPKLNVREWFGYNPIRIFIDKKLNISTSFFILDGTQRTIVFTEKKKENKKNTEYVQISFDKKIINHILNHLYKKKILSLIVEGGKKTLESFIKKNIWDECRIFICKKILKNGLIAPKIKGKIFKKIYLDNQDQLVIKFHEI
- a CDS encoding shikimate dehydrogenase family protein, yielding MRKKNKNYKFIFGLIGKGISHSFSRDFFLKKFKKESIIHTDYKNFDIPNIENVLLILQNPCLKGCNVTIPYKTSIIPFLTKIMPKAEYIGSVNVIKIKNKSIIGYNTDVSGFEFSFKKNMNSFLEKKNLKALILGTGGVSKTVSFVLKKLQISYIHISRKKNKNFLSYDDIDKNLLKQYKIIINCTPLGTFPNINSYPPLPYQYISSEHYFYDLVYNPNKTLFLKKAEEKGAIIKNGLEMLHIQAEESWKIWNSK
- the rpsU gene encoding 30S ribosomal protein S21, which codes for MILITTVREGESIDKALKKCKKKFDKTRILKEFREKQQYIKPSEGRRNKILKAKYRERIKLKKEE
- the recG gene encoding ATP-dependent DNA helicase RecG; this encodes MYCNIFKKSIENLKGLSLKKAYLFNTELNLYTYEDLLFFYPKGYIQLLTFKKISELSNNNNNNFVRILGKITNIEEINFKKKKGKIFIARLEDKTGFIELVWFQKINFNIKKNIIMMVLGKIKFFQKKIQIIHPIIHTNIKKFKFFKKDFYIYPLYSIPKNMKEKGINNSFMINLLQNLIKELKNNIKEFFFEKFIDKKLMSRKNALIQIHFPESFESLLQAQYSLKFEELFLLKLFFLSKKRTAYSNPFLKLGKNFHNFYKNFLPFTLTEEQKKVFKEIWNDLKKPIQMNRLLQGEVGCGKTIIAILSMLIALDNGFQSCLMAPTEVLAIQHFSSIKKMFSKIGIKIALLTSSTSNSIRKYLYHEIFTGKISILIGTHTLIQEKVKFKNLGLAIIDEEQRFGVIQRTKIWEKNNKHPHILIMTATPIPRTLAKIIYHDLNISVIKQLPLERKPVKTIHFWNYNRNQAFDIIKNQISKGRQIYVVYPTINNSSRSRNKNLIKGYQEIKEKFKNLKIGILHGEMNCQEKNMQMNQFLCGKTKILIATTIIEVGVDVPNASVILIENADFFGLSQLHQLRGRVGRGKHKSYCIMITDHNKISTEGYFRIKKMCDINQGLEIAKEDLKLRGGGDLIGTKQSGKNYFRIINLIKDYKLIKDVFPIAKIFFKKNPNYLKYTKYIYKYYKKYK
- a CDS encoding ATP-dependent helicase, with the protein product MSLNSNQRKIIETINGPILVLAGAGSGKTRVITHRIVHMIQNVGINPSNILALTFTKKASIEMKNRISNMLDKKDLDKITLGTFHSIFSIILRKESHWIGYRYNYSIYDHKDSENVIKRILEDINFDISLKPKEIRIKISEYKNNLYNKNLKIKKSECFIKIYESYIKRCFQADALDFDDILLKTNDLFFYFPKILKKYQKKFKYILIDEYQDTNSSQNSIVKYLASYHNNIFVVGDDSQSIYAFRGANISNILNFHIDYNNAKIFRLEQNYRSTNYIVQASNNIISFNKNQIFKKIWTKNEKGEKLKIYCAFSEKEEAQYIASFILSIKKKTKFEYKNFAILYRANMQSHVIEYALKEKNIPYKIYGSISFEKRKEIRDFLAYLRVITNPKDEESLLRIIKKINTRIVKTILNLSKKIEIQIYEIIKNIDNYQFSLSINKNTKKQFNKLFLKIEKWRTKLGKINAYIIAKKVVNFLLEIDSKNYSNEDFKYILDNIFHYVHEQEKLKNGDISLFGFLQYFYLEINENINEKNEENKVSLMTVHLSKGLEFSIVFIAGLEENLFPAKSSLDDPLQIEEERRLFYVALTRAQKIAVLTYTKYRYLWGKRKVNIPSRFINELNRNFIEIKNKNNLCLEKKIINYFN
- a CDS encoding cation diffusion facilitator family transporter — encoded protein: MEDSKKIKLNFGLQKIIFFVAIVLFFIKLITWYITSSLSIFSDAIESFINIISGFIGLCSFYISSLPKDNNHPYGHGKIEFISTAIEGFLIFFVGITIFINTFIRVKYHMYGIFLPKLDYGIFLMSFTAIINYFLGFLACKIGHKNGALTLIASGKHLKIDTYSTLGIVIGLILLNITKCIWIDPIISIIFSSVILYTGLKLLRNAIAGIMDEYDKKLLKKLSLYLNEKKDIYWIDLHHLKVIKYGSALHVDCHLTVPWFFNIKEANHEVKKLTQFTEEKFGSKVELSVHVDACSNNHCIFCLNHFCQGRKKFFPKKIFWTLDKISNSKKNTPIKVD
- a CDS encoding DUF4290 domain-containing protein, giving the protein MEYNINRLKLVIPEYGRNIHKMIDYAIQIKNRKKRNRCAWGIIKLMTDSTNPRFNKSIPYFQHKLWNQLFIMSKYQLDIDPPFPKPNPEKIQVSYFNKKIVYPEYLNNFRYYGKIIRNMIHVAVHCKNKQKKEGLFYAIANTMKKNYLRWNKNIVEDDIIFQDLKKLSKGKICLINTDPLLQCSHILRYKKKNFSRIEKSMKWGYLK